The following proteins are co-located in the Gloeomargarita sp. SRBZ-1_bins_9 genome:
- a CDS encoding TIGR01777 family oxidoreductase, giving the protein MIVLVTGATGFIGARLVQRLLAEGETVRVLTRSPDRAQALFPQAQVFPWTEVATAVQGCDGVVNLAGEPIIGRWTPTRKQAIRDSRVGGTQRLVAAIAQAPRRPSVLINASAIGYYGTSETATFTETSPPGDDFLAQVCQAWEQAALPVQDLGVRLVIFRIGIVLGLGGAIRRILPPFRAFLGGPIGSGRQWFAWIHQDDMVNLIGTALQDERWSGVYNATAPEPVRMAEFCQTLGQVLQRPSWLPVPAVVLELLLGDAAQVILTGQRVLPERVQAMGFTYQYPTLEPALRDILGSGT; this is encoded by the coding sequence ATGATTGTTTTGGTCACGGGGGCCACGGGATTTATTGGCGCTCGCCTGGTCCAGCGGTTGTTGGCCGAGGGGGAAACGGTGCGGGTGCTGACCCGTTCACCGGATCGGGCGCAGGCGTTGTTCCCCCAGGCCCAAGTCTTTCCCTGGACAGAGGTCGCCACCGCTGTACAGGGGTGTGACGGGGTGGTGAATCTGGCGGGGGAACCCATCATCGGACGATGGACGCCGACCCGCAAACAGGCCATCCGGGACAGTCGGGTGGGGGGAACCCAACGGCTGGTGGCAGCAATTGCCCAAGCCCCCCGGCGCCCGTCGGTGCTCATCAACGCCTCCGCCATTGGTTACTATGGCACCAGCGAAACGGCTACGTTTACGGAAACCAGTCCACCGGGGGACGACTTTTTGGCCCAGGTGTGTCAAGCCTGGGAGCAGGCCGCCCTGCCGGTGCAGGATTTGGGAGTGCGGTTGGTCATTTTTCGCATCGGCATTGTGCTGGGGTTAGGCGGTGCAATTCGCCGCATTCTGCCGCCATTTCGGGCGTTTTTAGGGGGGCCAATTGGTTCTGGACGCCAATGGTTTGCCTGGATTCATCAAGACGACATGGTGAATCTGATTGGCACGGCGCTGCAAGACGAACGGTGGTCCGGTGTTTACAACGCCACGGCGCCTGAACCGGTCCGTATGGCGGAATTTTGCCAAACCCTAGGACAAGTCCTGCAACGCCCGTCCTGGTTACCGGTGCCGGCTGTGGTTTTGGAGTTATTGCTGGGGGATGCAGCCCAGGTCATCTTAACTGGCCAGCGGGTGTTGCCGGAGCGGGTGCAGGCCATGGGTTTTACTTACCAATACCCCACCCTAGAGCCAGCCCTGCGAGACATCCTGGGGTCCGGCACCTAA
- the def gene encoding peptide deformylase, whose product MTVTTLPVEKTKLAKPPLQVELLGSKVLRQNAKRVTQVNQELRDLAVQMLQTMYSREGIGLAAPQVGILKQVIVVDTEPDNAATPPLVLVNPVIEAQSVELVTGEEGCLSIPGVFLPVKRPAQVTVSYKDEWGKLHRREFRDLLARVVLHEMDHLQGVMFVDRVENPLALARELSKHRFSLADVRRVR is encoded by the coding sequence ATGACAGTCACGACCCTGCCGGTCGAAAAAACTAAATTGGCGAAGCCGCCTTTGCAGGTGGAATTACTAGGTAGTAAGGTGTTGCGGCAGAACGCCAAGCGGGTAACCCAGGTGAACCAGGAACTGCGGGACCTGGCAGTGCAGATGTTGCAAACCATGTACAGCCGGGAGGGTATCGGTTTGGCTGCGCCCCAGGTGGGGATCCTCAAGCAGGTGATTGTGGTGGACACAGAACCGGACAATGCTGCTACTCCGCCCTTGGTCTTGGTGAATCCTGTAATCGAGGCCCAGAGCGTCGAGCTGGTGACGGGTGAAGAGGGTTGTTTGAGTATTCCGGGGGTCTTTTTACCGGTGAAACGGCCGGCCCAGGTAACCGTCAGCTATAAGGATGAGTGGGGGAAATTGCACCGGCGGGAATTCCGGGATTTGCTGGCGCGGGTGGTGTTACACGAGATGGATCATTTGCAGGGGGTGATGTTCGTGGACCGGGTGGAGAACCCATTGGCGCTGGCGCGGGAGTTGAGCAAACACCGGTTTTCCCTGGCGGATGTACGGCGGGTGCGATGA
- a CDS encoding response regulator transcription factor encodes MSLLLVEDDLDLAEPLTALLEQQGYRVVLVRDGETAYGLAKQHYYDLLILDWMLPRLDGLSLCQRLRREGITTPVLFLTARDGVTDRVQGLDAGADDYLVKPFAFAELAARVRALLRRPTPVAPATRLTVGDLVLLPDQRLAYRGERAIVLSEKETQLLALLMQQPGQVLSHNQLLAWLWPGEQPDRNLLAAHIRLLRRKLEAPGESPLIQTVYGRGYGLVVAGTDRAMIGHEER; translated from the coding sequence ATGTCATTGTTGCTGGTTGAGGATGACCTGGATTTAGCGGAACCCTTGACGGCTCTGCTGGAGCAACAGGGTTACCGGGTGGTCCTGGTACGGGACGGTGAAACCGCCTATGGGCTGGCGAAACAGCATTACTACGATCTGCTGATTCTGGACTGGATGTTGCCCCGGTTAGACGGGCTGAGTCTATGCCAGCGGCTCCGGCGCGAAGGGATCACCACACCAGTGCTGTTCCTGACGGCCCGCGACGGGGTGACCGACCGGGTACAGGGGCTGGATGCGGGCGCCGATGACTACCTGGTGAAACCCTTTGCCTTTGCCGAATTGGCTGCGCGGGTGCGGGCTTTGTTGCGCCGACCAACCCCTGTGGCTCCGGCAACGCGCTTGACGGTGGGGGACCTGGTGCTGTTGCCGGATCAACGGTTGGCCTACCGGGGAGAACGGGCCATTGTCCTGTCGGAAAAGGAGACCCAACTGTTGGCCCTGTTGATGCAACAGCCGGGGCAAGTCCTGTCCCATAACCAGTTGCTGGCCTGGTTGTGGCCGGGGGAACAGCCGGACCGGAATCTCCTGGCCGCCCACATCCGGTTGCTGCGCCGCAAGTTGGAGGCCCCCGGGGAGTCCCCCCTGATCCAGACAGTATACGGGCGCGGGTATGGTTTAGTGGTGGCGGGAACCGACCGGGCTATGATAGGTCATGAAGAACGGTGA
- a CDS encoding alpha/beta hydrolase: MRLKQWGWGLAVPLVVGTMAAPAQAAQTVNFWFNIFEVARISVPDLRRFVDKNELSPDLQRTLRLLPERERQAFEQVLRFKIPLEPRRVIRLVDSPPVEQLLMQIPPLFLPNQAPSVMPGLKGAIILASIPREQGGFRDRDGFGLVNVLEAYPAREINLDIPALLRFGQQGFDLQRLLGGGLLPTPR, encoded by the coding sequence ATGCGTCTCAAGCAGTGGGGGTGGGGATTGGCTGTGCCCCTGGTGGTGGGGACTATGGCAGCGCCGGCCCAGGCGGCTCAAACCGTCAATTTTTGGTTCAACATCTTTGAGGTAGCCCGGATTTCGGTGCCGGATTTACGGCGGTTTGTGGATAAAAACGAGCTTTCACCGGATTTGCAGCGCACGTTGCGGCTACTGCCGGAAAGGGAACGGCAAGCCTTTGAGCAGGTGTTGCGGTTTAAAATCCCCCTGGAACCCCGGCGCGTCATTCGCCTGGTGGACTCTCCCCCAGTGGAACAGCTATTGATGCAAATTCCTCCCCTGTTTTTGCCCAATCAGGCCCCGTCGGTGATGCCCGGTCTGAAGGGGGCGATTATCTTGGCATCTATTCCCCGGGAGCAGGGGGGCTTTCGGGATCGGGACGGGTTTGGGCTGGTGAATGTGCTGGAGGCCTACCCGGCTCGGGAAATCAACCTGGATATTCCGGCCCTCTTGCGCTTTGGTCAGCAGGGGTTCGACCTACAACGGTTACTCGGGGGCGGGTTACTCCCCACGCCACGCTAG